The proteins below come from a single Cupriavidus pauculus genomic window:
- a CDS encoding DUF1272 domain-containing protein, whose protein sequence is MLQLRPGCECCDRDLPPDSADARICTFECTFCVDCATDKLHGVCPNCGGELVARPRRPAAKLAKFPPSTERVFKPAGCGGA, encoded by the coding sequence ATGCTCCAACTCCGGCCCGGCTGTGAATGCTGTGACAGGGATTTGCCGCCCGACAGCGCCGATGCGCGCATCTGCACGTTCGAATGCACGTTTTGCGTGGACTGTGCGACGGACAAGCTGCATGGCGTGTGCCCGAACTGCGGCGGCGAGCTCGTGGCGCGGCCAAGGCGCCCCGCCGCAAAGCTCGCGAAGTTTCCGCCCTCGACGGAGCGGGTGTTCAAGCCGGCGGGGTGCGGGGGCGCCTGA
- a CDS encoding MmgE/PrpD family protein, whose amino-acid sequence MTLSSSEATYPTRQLCEFLANLKLSDVPAPVVERTKDLYLDWIASAIAGKDAPAIRRLQEFAGAMGPGTGDAEVLVDRRRTSPYFAALINGASSHVVEQDDVHNGSVLHPAAVVFPPVLAAAQAEGRSGRDVLLASIAGYEAGIRIGEFMGRSHYRVFHTTGTVGTLAAAAAVAKLFGLDAEGINQALGTAGTQAAGLWEFLRDAADSKQLHTAKAAADGLQSAWLARAGFTGARRILEGAQGMAAGMSSDANPAALTDGLGTRWATAETSFKYFASCRHTHPAADALAALVRRDGIAAEQIAKVTAHVHQGAIDVLGPVVNPTTIHQAKFSMGTVLGLVAVHAHAGLGEFETQALQDARVAAFRDKVEMVLDEEINAAYPRQWIGRVTVHTTDGRTLEARVDVPKGDPDNTLSRPELEAKAIQLGAFRHGASEAEMRAIIARTWRLDAEADVRNWLPAAR is encoded by the coding sequence ATGACCCTGTCCTCCAGCGAGGCCACCTACCCCACGCGCCAGCTCTGCGAATTCCTGGCCAACCTGAAGCTCTCCGACGTGCCGGCTCCCGTAGTCGAGCGCACCAAGGACCTGTATCTCGACTGGATCGCCTCGGCCATCGCGGGCAAGGATGCGCCCGCGATCCGCCGCCTGCAGGAGTTCGCGGGCGCGATGGGACCCGGCACCGGCGACGCCGAGGTCCTCGTTGACCGACGCCGGACCTCGCCCTACTTCGCGGCGCTGATCAACGGCGCGTCGTCGCACGTGGTCGAGCAGGACGACGTGCACAACGGCTCCGTGCTGCATCCTGCCGCCGTGGTGTTTCCGCCCGTGCTCGCCGCCGCGCAGGCCGAAGGGCGCAGCGGCAGGGACGTGCTGCTCGCCTCGATCGCGGGCTACGAGGCCGGCATCCGTATCGGCGAATTCATGGGCCGCTCCCACTATCGCGTGTTCCATACCACCGGCACCGTCGGCACGCTCGCCGCGGCGGCCGCCGTGGCCAAGCTGTTCGGCCTCGATGCCGAGGGTATCAACCAGGCGCTCGGCACCGCCGGCACGCAGGCCGCGGGCTTATGGGAGTTCCTGCGCGACGCCGCCGACTCCAAGCAGTTACATACGGCGAAGGCCGCGGCCGACGGCCTGCAATCCGCATGGCTCGCGCGCGCGGGCTTCACGGGCGCCAGACGCATTCTCGAAGGCGCGCAGGGCATGGCGGCCGGCATGTCGAGCGACGCCAACCCGGCGGCGCTGACCGATGGCCTCGGCACGCGCTGGGCCACGGCGGAAACCTCGTTCAAGTACTTCGCCTCGTGCCGCCATACCCATCCGGCCGCCGACGCGCTGGCCGCGCTCGTGCGCCGCGACGGCATTGCCGCTGAGCAGATCGCAAAGGTCACCGCGCACGTGCATCAGGGGGCGATCGACGTACTGGGCCCCGTCGTCAATCCCACCACGATCCATCAGGCCAAGTTCTCGATGGGGACGGTGCTCGGGCTTGTGGCCGTGCATGCGCACGCGGGCCTCGGCGAGTTCGAGACCCAGGCCCTGCAGGACGCACGCGTGGCGGCATTCCGCGACAAGGTGGAGATGGTGCTCGACGAGGAGATCAATGCCGCGTATCCGCGCCAGTGGATCGGCCGCGTGACCGTGCACACCACCGATGGCCGCACGCTCGAGGCGCGCGTGGATGTACCCAAGGGCGACCCCGACAACACGCTGTCGCGCCCCGAGCTCGAGGCCAAGGCCATTCAGCTCGGCGCGTTCCGTCACGGTGCCAGCGAGGCCGAGATGCGCGCGATCATTGCGCGGACATGGCGCCTCGACGCCGAGGCCGATGTCCGCAACTGGCTGCCTGCCGCCCGCTGA
- a CDS encoding acyl-CoA dehydrogenase family protein: MQANPEQTQDHDQIYPEIREAVRDLCQGFDSAYWQRVEEQSAFPEEFVQALTQAGWLSALIPEAYGGSGLPLTAASVIMEEINRSGGNSGACHGQMYVMGCLLRHGSEEQKARWLPGIASGELRMQSMAVTEPTTGTDTTKLKTTAVRKGDRYVVNGQKVWISRVQHSDLMLLLARTTPLDQVKRKSEGLSVFVVDLRDAIGNGLTVRPIRNMVNHETNELFFDNLEIPAENLIGEEGRGLKYILDGLNAERILIAAECIGDGYWFVDRASGYARERIVFDRPIGQNQGVQFPIARSFVNVEAASLMRYRAAQLFDAGKPCGKEANMAKLLAADASWEAANVCLQTHGGFGFAAEYDIERKFRETRLYQVAPISTNLILSYVAEHVLELPRSF, translated from the coding sequence AGGACCACGACCAGATCTACCCCGAAATCCGGGAAGCCGTCCGCGACCTCTGCCAGGGGTTCGACTCCGCCTACTGGCAGCGCGTGGAGGAACAAAGTGCGTTTCCCGAGGAATTCGTGCAGGCGCTGACCCAGGCGGGCTGGCTGTCCGCGCTGATCCCGGAGGCCTATGGCGGGTCCGGCCTGCCGCTGACCGCGGCATCGGTGATCATGGAAGAGATCAACCGCAGCGGCGGCAATTCGGGCGCGTGCCACGGCCAGATGTACGTGATGGGCTGCCTGCTGCGCCATGGTTCGGAGGAACAGAAGGCACGCTGGCTGCCCGGCATCGCTTCGGGCGAGCTGCGCATGCAGTCGATGGCCGTGACCGAGCCGACCACCGGCACCGATACCACCAAGCTCAAGACCACCGCGGTGCGCAAGGGCGACCGCTATGTCGTCAACGGGCAGAAGGTATGGATCTCGCGGGTCCAGCACTCGGACCTGATGCTGCTGCTCGCGCGCACGACGCCGCTCGATCAGGTCAAGCGCAAGTCCGAAGGACTCTCGGTGTTCGTCGTCGATCTGCGCGATGCCATCGGCAATGGCCTGACGGTCCGGCCGATCCGCAATATGGTCAACCACGAGACGAACGAGCTGTTCTTCGATAATCTGGAGATTCCGGCCGAGAACCTGATCGGCGAGGAAGGCCGCGGCCTCAAGTACATCCTCGACGGCCTGAACGCCGAGCGCATCCTGATCGCGGCCGAGTGCATCGGCGACGGCTACTGGTTCGTCGATCGCGCCAGCGGCTACGCCCGCGAGCGCATCGTGTTCGACCGGCCCATCGGCCAGAACCAGGGCGTGCAGTTCCCGATCGCGCGTTCGTTCGTGAACGTCGAGGCGGCCAGCCTGATGCGCTATCGTGCCGCGCAGCTATTCGATGCGGGCAAGCCCTGCGGCAAGGAAGCCAATATGGCCAAGCTGCTCGCGGCCGATGCCTCGTGGGAGGCCGCCAATGTCTGCCTCCAGACGCATGGCGGGTTCGGTTTTGCCGCCGAGTACGACATCGAGCGCAAGTTCCGCGAGACGCGCCTGTATCAGGTGGCGCCGATCTCCACCAATCTGATCCTGTCGTACGTGGCCGAACACGTGCTGGAACTGCCGCGATCGTTCTGA
- a CDS encoding MaoC family dehydratase N-terminal domain-containing protein, with product MTEEKTLAHLREWIGRSESRTEILAPEPVLSLAATFNLDGDALAAGPLPPLWHWLYFLPRAPQETLGPDGHTRLGGFLPPVPLPRRMWAGSEIAFHAPLRVGDTVTRTSTIRDVTHKSGRSGELYFVTVDHALTVNGKTAIDERHDIVYRAAAEPGLPMPPRPRLEHRAQWQRTLQADPVLLFRYSALTFNGHRIHYDLEYVRDVEGYPGLIVHGPLQATLMLELLRQEQPGARVKTFGFRGLAPLFHIDTVTVGGAPDPATPGRVLLWTGDDAGGQAMQGWATLG from the coding sequence ATGACTGAAGAGAAAACGCTGGCCCACCTCCGCGAATGGATCGGCCGCAGCGAATCGCGCACCGAGATCCTCGCCCCCGAACCGGTGCTGTCGCTGGCCGCCACGTTCAACCTAGATGGCGACGCGCTGGCCGCGGGGCCGCTGCCGCCGCTGTGGCACTGGCTCTATTTCCTGCCGCGCGCGCCGCAGGAGACGCTGGGCCCCGATGGCCATACCCGCCTCGGCGGCTTTCTGCCGCCCGTGCCGCTGCCGCGCCGCATGTGGGCGGGCAGCGAGATCGCGTTCCACGCGCCGCTGCGCGTCGGCGATACGGTCACGCGCACGTCAACGATCCGCGATGTCACGCACAAGAGCGGCCGATCGGGCGAGCTGTATTTCGTGACGGTCGATCATGCGCTGACCGTCAACGGCAAGACGGCGATCGACGAGCGCCACGATATCGTCTACCGCGCGGCAGCCGAACCGGGCCTGCCGATGCCGCCGCGTCCGCGCCTGGAGCACCGCGCGCAATGGCAGCGCACGCTGCAGGCCGACCCGGTGCTGCTGTTCCGCTACTCGGCGCTGACGTTCAACGGCCACCGCATTCACTACGATCTGGAGTACGTGCGCGATGTGGAGGGCTACCCGGGACTGATCGTGCATGGCCCGTTGCAGGCCACGCTCATGCTGGAATTGCTGCGGCAGGAACAGCCCGGCGCACGCGTGAAGACGTTCGGCTTCCGCGGGCTGGCGCCGTTGTTCCATATCGATACCGTCACCGTGGGTGGGGCGCCCGATCCGGCTACACCGGGCCGCGTGCTGCTGTGGACCGGCGACGATGCCGGCGGCCAGGCCATGCAGGGCTGGGCGACGCTCGGCTGA
- a CDS encoding acetolactate synthase large subunit, which yields MNGAESLVKTLLACGVDTCFANPGTSEMHFVAALDRIPGMHCVLGLFEGVVTGAADGYARMAGKPAATLLHCGPGLANGLANLHNARRAQTPIVNIIGDQATYHRPFDAPLTADTEGWARPVSVWTRTATTAASVGADAAIAVQAAMGAPGGVASLILPSDVCWDEGGQVAAPLPPLPVPQVSPDAIEHAARVLRSGEPTLIVLAGSALLEGALTHAHRIAAATDARLITPMSNARVTRGRGRLAIDRIPYSGDVARTKLAGIRHVVLVGAPPPVTFFAYPGKSPRPYPEDATIHVLARPEQDLGDALARLAEALGARKAELPPTASLAHSPASGAITSEAVAQSLTALLPEQAVVIEESVSFGRAFYPGTVHAAPHDWLQLTGGAIGEGLPLATGAAIAAPGRRVVSLQADGSGMYTLQSLWTMAREKLDVTIVLLANRKYAILLGELAGVGANAGKTALDMLDIGNPDLDWVKLANGMGVEGARATDMDTFNDLFRMANQRKGPFLIELVI from the coding sequence ATGAACGGGGCCGAGAGCCTCGTCAAGACGTTGCTCGCGTGCGGTGTGGATACCTGCTTTGCCAACCCCGGCACGAGCGAAATGCATTTCGTCGCGGCGCTCGACCGCATTCCCGGCATGCACTGCGTGCTGGGGCTGTTCGAGGGCGTGGTCACCGGTGCCGCCGACGGCTATGCGCGCATGGCCGGCAAGCCCGCCGCCACGCTGCTCCACTGCGGGCCCGGCCTCGCCAACGGCCTCGCCAATCTGCACAATGCGCGCCGCGCGCAGACGCCGATCGTCAATATCATCGGCGACCAGGCCACCTACCATCGTCCGTTCGACGCACCGCTCACGGCCGATACCGAAGGCTGGGCACGCCCCGTTTCCGTCTGGACCCGCACCGCGACCACGGCTGCCTCCGTGGGCGCCGATGCCGCGATTGCCGTGCAGGCAGCCATGGGCGCGCCCGGTGGGGTCGCCAGCCTGATCCTGCCGTCCGATGTGTGCTGGGACGAAGGCGGCCAGGTGGCCGCGCCGCTGCCCCCGCTGCCCGTTCCGCAGGTCTCGCCCGATGCCATCGAGCATGCCGCGCGCGTGCTGCGCAGCGGCGAGCCGACGCTGATCGTGCTGGCCGGCAGCGCGCTGCTCGAGGGCGCGCTGACCCATGCGCATCGCATCGCTGCCGCCACCGACGCGCGGCTCATCACGCCGATGTCCAACGCGCGTGTGACGCGTGGCCGCGGACGTCTGGCGATCGACCGCATTCCGTACTCGGGCGACGTGGCCCGCACCAAGCTTGCCGGTATCCGCCATGTGGTGCTCGTGGGCGCGCCGCCGCCCGTGACGTTCTTCGCGTATCCGGGCAAGTCGCCGCGTCCCTATCCGGAAGACGCGACCATCCACGTGCTTGCACGTCCGGAACAGGATCTCGGCGACGCCCTGGCGCGGCTGGCCGAAGCACTCGGCGCGCGCAAGGCCGAACTGCCGCCGACCGCCTCGCTGGCGCACTCGCCGGCATCGGGTGCGATCACCTCGGAAGCCGTGGCGCAGTCGCTGACCGCGCTGCTGCCCGAGCAGGCCGTGGTGATCGAGGAGAGCGTGAGCTTCGGCCGCGCGTTCTATCCGGGCACCGTGCACGCCGCGCCGCACGACTGGCTGCAACTGACGGGCGGTGCGATCGGCGAGGGCTTGCCGCTCGCGACCGGTGCCGCCATCGCCGCGCCGGGCCGCCGCGTGGTCTCGCTGCAGGCTGACGGCTCGGGCATGTACACGCTGCAGTCGCTCTGGACCATGGCGCGGGAGAAGCTCGACGTCACGATCGTGCTGCTGGCCAACCGCAAGTACGCGATCCTGCTGGGCGAACTCGCGGGTGTGGGCGCCAACGCGGGCAAGACCGCGCTCGATATGCTCGATATCGGCAATCCGGATCTCGACTGGGTCAAGCTGGCGAACGGCATGGGCGTGGAAGGCGCGCGCGCGACGGACATGGATACGTTCAACGATCTGTTCCGGATGGCGAACCAGCGCAAGGGCCCGTTCCTGATCGAGCTGGTTATCTGA